CGCCTGATCCGCGAACTCGCGTCCGAACATCCGGTGATCCTGGTCGAACACGATATCGCTATCCTCGACATGGTCGCCGAAACGGTCCATATCGGGTACGGTAAACCGTCGGCGTTCGGTATCATCTCCCGGCCGAAAGGGGTCCGCATCGGCGTGAACCAGTATCTCGAAGGCTTTGTGGCGGAGGAAAATGTCCGTATCCGCGATTATCCGGTGCTTTTCGAGACCCGCAGTCACGAAAGCGATGTGGACCGCGAGACCCTGATGATGATCCCAAAAATGACGAAGTCGTTCCCGGGATTCAACCTGACGGTCGAGGGCGGCGAGGTCCGCCGCGGCGAGGTGCTTGGCATCGTCGGGGCGAACGGTATCGGCAAGTCGACGTTTGCAAAGCTACTTGCCGGTGTTGAGACGCCGGACGGCGGGAAGAAGTTCGATACGGTGCGTGTTTCGTATAAGCCGCAGTATGTGACGGCGGATTCCTCGGATTCGGTCGAATTTACGCTCCGGTCTGCGACCCGCCGGTTCGATACGTCGTATTACCAGCACGAGATCTTAGAACCTCTCGGGCTTATACCGATCCTGCAGTCGGAAGTGAAGAACCTCTCGGGCGGAGAACTTCAGCGGGTGGCGATCGCTCTGTGTCTTTCCCGCGAGGCGGATCTGTATATTCTGGATGAGCCTTCGGCGCATCTGGATGTGGAGCAGCGGCTTGTGACGACGAAGGTGATCAAGCGTGCGGCTGAGGATAAGGGAGCAGGGATCATGGTTATCGATCACGATATGTATACGATCGATATGATCAGCGAGCGGCTGCTGGTGTTCGACGGGGTGCCGGGTAAGGAAGGTACTGCCCGCGGTCCGTTCGAGATGAAGGACGGTATGAATATGTTCCTTTCGAATCTGGGGATCACGTTCAGAAGAGATAAGACGGGCCGGCCGCGGATCAATAATCCGGGTTCGTATCTGGACCGCGAGCAGAAGGCGGCAGGGGAGTATTATTATTATAATGCGGCCGAGTCGGCTCTTGCGGCGGAAGGAAGCACGGAAGAGTAATCTCCCGGATCTTTTTCTTTTTTCTTTCGCTTATTTTTCAGAATAGAACTTTTATGAGATGAACTGCGATTTGGTGTACAGGATTAGTGCAGACACCAGAGAAAAACCAACCGCGAATAATCGCGAATAAACGCGAATCGCATTTTCCTTACGCTGTCTTCATGACATCGTCGTTTCACTCCTCTGTCGCGTTCCTACGCTCCGACTGATCGGCTCCGCGTGGCCAGAACGCCAGCGTGGAAAATGCTGGAAAACCCGCGTCGCGGGTTTTCTCCCGATAAATATTGATCGTTTTTGTGATTACAAGAATGCGGGATTCTTTAAAGAAAACCCGCGACGCGGGTTTTCCAGCATTTTTTGTTCCGCCGTTCCGACCACGCGGAGCCGATCATGCGGAGCGTAGGAACGCGACCGAAGGTCAAGTGGGCGGAACCGAAAAAATGCGATTCGCGTTTATGCGCGATTGCGTGCAAGTCAGAAGGCTTGCGTGCCGCCTCAAGCGGGCTTTGCCCGCTTGGGATTATTCGCGGTGAGATATCTCATGCATCCACACCAACACCGCGTAAATCCTATCCTAATTATTTTCCGTTTTCATTTCATTATTTTTTCCAACGGTGGCGGGATTTTCCGAAATGTCCCGGGCGTTTTCTAGGGTCTGCGGCCAAGCGTGACGAGGATGATGCCGACAAGGATGATGCCGCCGAAAAAGAGCATGAGGATGATGAGTCCGGTGTCGGAGTCGACGACCTGGATATTTGTGGCCGTTTCGTTTAGGGAGTCGAAGATCGTCTGTGCAGCCATGGTATATGTGAGTTATGTGCGGGGAGATTTAAGGGTATTGCGGGTTGGACGCTGAAAGCGGCGGCTTTAGCTGAGGCGGGTCGGATGCGAGCAAAGCGAAGCAGACGACCTCAGCGGAGGCGGGATGAGCCGACAGGCTCATCCTCAGCTGAGCAAATCTTTGATTTGCGAACAAGGCTTTGATTTGCGACTGGGGGGTTGGATGGGTGTGGATACATGAGATATTTTACCGCGAATCTCCGCGAATTCTCGCGAATCGCATTTCTCTTGCGTCGTCGTGCTCTGCTCCGGCTTATCGCCTACGCAGGAATCGCACGCCGTCTGGAAAAATGCTAAGGAAAAACCGGCGTGCCGGTTTTTCTTTCAATTTTCGTAACCTATCTCTCTGAGAGAGAGCGGCATTTATGTCCGGTTCGGGGGTATTATCGCACCACGCGGTCAGGGGTATAAATATCCCAGATTCAAATTGTATTGGTGAGGACAGGAGTACTGCCTTGAGACTCTCCTGCCCGAAGAATATGCTCTGATCTCGATGAAACGGTTCAAGTCAGGGCAATCAATGCTTTTTTACAAGGCTCCACCTCTCTTCTTGCGGTGAGAAGGGAGGGGCACTCTTTGGGGTTTTTTTGGGGTAGTGTGGACGTAACTTTCCATCACACTTATGTTTGTGCATACGAATATCATCATAACGCAGGAAAAGTCATGGATACTGTCAGCCCCGCGAAAAGAAGCTGGAATATGAGCCGCATCAGGTCGAAAAAGACAAAACCTGAGCAGATTGTAGCTTCATACCTTCGAGAAAACCATATTGGATATCGAAGATACTCAAAAGATCTGCCGGGCAAACCGGATTTTGTTTTATCTAAATATCAGGCAGTTATTTTTGTAAACGGCTGTTTCTGGCATAGGCATGAAGGATCTAAAAGGGCAACTACGCCAAAAACAAATACTGAATACTGGTTTGCTAAATTTCAAAAGAATGTTGAAAGGGATAAGGCAGCATATCAGATGTTAAAAGAAAACGGGTGGCGTGTATTTGTAGTCTGGGAATGTGAGCTTGGGAAAGATGCCCAGTATAAATTGAAGGAATTGATAAGAGAGATAGTAATGGACGATATGTTTGACTGCTAGATGCAGTTATTCTAAATTATCTAGCATGTCAGTAATTTTTTCAGCAATTGCTTTCCCAAGTATCGGCGGAACTGCATTGCCAATCTGCTTATATTGAGCATCTTTCTTACCATAGAAAATATAACTGTCCGGGAATGTTTGGAGTCTTGCTGCTTCGCGAATACTAATTGCCCTGTCAATTGTTGGATGAATCCACATTGACTTTCGAACGTTCAGTACGGTTCCCGATGGTTCATTATAGTTTAATCTCTGATAAATCGTATTCTGCGTTCTTTCGGTGTCCGTGTAGGTATTCTCTTTCAGCTCCGTATTCAGGTTATGGAAGTTTTGACTCTGCTTCAGTACTGAAAAACGTTTCAATGCAACTTCACGCGTATTTGTAGCAACGTGATTACTGATTACATAATTATCACGCAGTTCAGCCTGCAGAGAACCTGCTTTAAGTTTTGGTATTTCTACTGAAACTGGTGACTCAGAAACGTCATAATGGACAGGAATATCCTCCAAATCACCAATCGCATCTTTCACGGTTCTGAAATTAGACTTGTTGAATGTGCCTGCCGGCAGTGTCACATCAATCTCTCCCGCATCTTTTACACCAATGAGAATAAACCGCTGTCTTTTCTGAGGGGCGCCAAACTCGGCAGCGTTCAGTACTCCTTCTGCTATTTTGTAATTGTATTCCAGTGATGAGAGAATCTTTTTGATGTAATCGGAAACAGAGTATGACTTGACCATTTCTTTTATTCCTTTGCCGAAAACAAGTTCATACTGAATTTTTTTATCGGTAAGTTCAGCGATGTTTTTCACCATCTGCTGAATTGGAATTGCATATGTCAATTCTGAAACCAGCTTTTCAGAATCAAACGTCTCACCATATTTTCTAATTTCTTTTGATAACTGAGAGTAATTCCTTCTGATGATCTCCGGGACGGATGGTTCAGTGTAAGATTTTAGCTCTTCACAAATAGCTTTGAGCTCTTTCGAATATTTTAGATATGTCTTTTTAAATTTATCTTGATTTTTAACATAACGGTGCAGGTTATTCAATATTGTAAATGATTTATCGGATAATCTGATACTCCTAAGCAGTTCTAAATCAGAGCAGGCATCGGCCAGATCATCAGAGAAAAATTTGTCGGCCAGCAAATCTAGAGATATATCATTGAGTTTTATGGAATACTTATCAATAATTCCAGATTCAGCATCATCTTCAGTATAATAAAATACATGAACATCTGATTTCAGCATCTTGACGTTTTCCATAACAAAAGCCTTCGGCTTAAGTTCACAGACCACACGCACATACTCTTTTACCAGCTGATTATTCAGATTAATAAGCTGATTGCGCTGTCTGTTGGCATTTGAAAAACCCTGACACGGAGGACCGCCGATTACAACATCAATTTTCGTTGATTTTTTGAGCAACCGGCTGTAATCTAATCCGATGACATTCTCATATACATCCGTGTTAGGATGATTTTTTACATAGGTTTCACGAGCAAAACGGTTATTTTCAACAAAGGCTTCAACAGTGTATCTCCCAGTTTGAAGAAAGCCGAGGCTCAGACCGCCAGCACCTGCAAATAGATCAACTGCACTGTAAGACATATTATTAACTACATATTGGGTAGCTGAGATTATTAGTCTGCTGCTTAAAAATTTGTAAATGGAAATCCAATCACAATTTATTAGCTTCATATCGTTCTTTTAACAATGTCCAGCATGCGTCTTTTTTACACCATTGACCGACATTTACACCAGGTGTTTCCGGTTTCATAAAATGATTCCAAACCTTATATGAGAGTTCCTCTATTTTGAGAGCAACTTCCGGAGATATTCTCTGGTGTTGCCAAATGTAGGAATCATCAACCATATCTCCGAAGTATTCTGATAGAAGGGCTATTGTGTAGCAATTCTGCTGCGCTTTCCAATCTCCAAATCTCAAACCGGCAATAATCTTATCACATTCGTTGAATAAGATCACCTTTCAATCATACTTTTATAGGATTCTTCAGTTGGTTTTGTTATTTCGCCTTTTTTAATCAGCTCAGAAAATTCAACAAAATTTGTCTCAAGCCCTTTGGCAACAATATGGGGCTGTTTTCTCCAAAGCATAAGGCATTTGGCAGCAACAGTTTTTGAAACCTTTTTCTTTGGATCGTTAAATTCTTTGAATTTTTTCTTGTCCCCTGCAGTGGGCTGACGACTGACTTCAACTGCATACTGACCCCTTGCTCTTTCATAGAACCATCTGTATGCTGCTTTCCCTTTCTCTTCGGGGATATATGTTGACCTGGAATATTGAGCCATGGCAATATGATAGCCGTCATTTGCACTGAAATCAGACATTTTTATTTCATTCTGACTGTTTGCATATTTCGAAATATTGCTAATGATTTCATCGAATTTTTCAACATCTTTAATGACCGTTAATTTCATTTGAACATTAACATTGCTCAAATCTGTTTTTTCTTGTAATGCACGGGCAATTGATGCTGTTGTCTGCCCTCCGTTAACAATTTGCCACCCCAATAATTCATTAATATAAACCATATTATCTTTGGAGCGTTCATCATCAATTGTTATATTTTCTGCAATTGTAGATATCCCGTTATTGTAGGCCATAAACATTTCCGGCTCATTAGACAGAGTAGTACGAATTCCTCTGTTAACTTTACCCTGTGCCTGTAAATATGAGCGGACATTTTTTCAATTAATTTCTGTCCTTCATCTTTGTAGATGGATGCTAGTAATTTACCAGCAATAATTCCCACATAACAATCATATATTTCATTTTCCCCTCCGACTTTTATTAATGGTAATTTAGTATCGTATTTATTTTTCAGCCGAATTACAAGAGGTTCTGCAACTTTTTTCGTGAATACCGTCTGCCAAACCCGGTCTAAATCCCACACATCATATTTTATAATTATTTTATCAACAGCAGAGTCGGGCGGTATGTTTAATGTTGCTACTTTGTTAGTCAGCAAAATAATATGGACAGTGTCTATTTGAGATATTATTTTTTTAATAAATTGGAATGCAATATAACCATTACTTACCTCTTCCGCCTCTAAAAAGAAATCTGTTTTACAGTTTTTGAAAAACCTGAGAGCCTGCTTTAACTGCTTCTCAGCTTCGTTTTTTCCGATTTTCGCAACCTCTGTTTCGCGGGAATAATCGCAGACTAAAAGAGTTAATGTATTGAAATATGCACTGAATGAATATCCATTAATCCGCATATTATCGCTTTTTTTCTTATAACTCAGTATTTCTGCATCAGAGGTCCGCTTTTCCCCGGCATCAGCCAAATATGAGAGAAAGACCTTTGTAAACGCCTCCATTGATGAAATATTTTCATTTTCTGCAAAAGTGCTAACTTCCTCCATAATCTCAGAATTAAAGTCTTTCATTTGTTCAATATCCATTTATATCACCATTTTTCAATACATTTTCTTCAAAATAAGCTGAGTCAATTAAGTAGTTTTCACATACAGCAAGATCTAATGAGTAACTCACTGACGAAATGCCATTTTTAAGATCACTGCGTATTATCTTTGGAAATTGTGAGGAGACCAAGTAACGTTGCGTATTCAAGAGGGTAAATTTCTCCAAATACAAATCACCTTTTTCAACAAGATATCCGGTTTTGAAAAGTTTCTGCGTGAATTCTTTTTCAACATTGAGGTCATTATTAAGGAGTTGTTGAATTGATGAAACAATTTCACGCAGTGATTCTCCGTCAACTTTACTGTGACGAAGGGAGTAAAACACCAGATACAGATCGCCCGCAACATTTGATTGATCAAGTTGGGACTCACTGCTGATTATTACTGTGTTTGTCCTTTTTGATGATGTTTTGACCTCAACTGCATTGCCTGCAATATAAAAATCATGGATTTCTGCATTCGGTCCCGACCACAGATATACTGCTGAACATCCGGATAGTTCAATATATTCTTTCAAGAATACCAACTCACCATAAAGGCCCTGTTGTTTTTCCAAGGAGAATTTCAAATCAGATGAGATAGAAAAGAACTCTTTCCATTTCAGAAGAACATTTTGTACTACCGTCGATAACTTTTGTTCATTTGAAATGTCCCTGATATTTTCCTCCAAATCTGCAATTACTGTCTCAAATATATCTGCATCATAATCAGGAAGCTGTTGAAAAATAAGATATGTGCCGCAAGCTGACGCATATTCGTTTATTTCAGCAATCATTATTTCAATTCCATCCCATCTCGGAAGTTTAGCTAAACTGCACATCGTCATAGTATTCCATCTAATACAGAATTCTCTTGTTTTCTGTGCAGCATCGATGACATACAGTGTGGGTATGCAATTCGTTTGGTTCCAGACTAATCTTGAGAATTTACCGCTTGCTGCTGTAATATCTGCAAGAATTGATCGGTATATTATTGTAACATTACTCAAGGTCTTCATTTTCCAACCCCACATCATTAACTCTATATGACAGGATATCTCCTTTATTCCGATTATGTGGGAATACCGCCACGAAAGCGAAAGGAGTCGGGTATTCTTCGCCCTCAATCTTTAACTTTTCAATATTATCTGTGTCTAAGGGGTAAAGAATCAGAAGACCTTGGGTTCTTTCTCTTACATTTTCCCGGAGATAATCTGCAGATACCTTTTTAGCCCCCTCCCTTTTTTTGTCCGATTTCAGCTTATTCATAGCGTCAATTTGATCCTGTGAATAATCCAGATATTCATGGTCCAATGACGTGAGAGTCTTCAAGGAAAAAACACCATTTACAACTGAACCTTTTTTCTTGGTGTCACGCTGGATACCCCTGCCTATATTTTCGACAGGACCGACAGTAAGATCATGATATTTTCCAATGTTGATCAGGCATACTGTCCAATCAGTAAGTCCTCCGAATTTAAGTTGGTTTTCAACGTAATCTGCCATGTTATTACTATTTGTTTTTGTGATACGTCTCGTTGTTTTGTACTTCTTAAAGAATTCAGCAATTAATTTCCCTGGCTGATGTATCCAGAAAATGTGATTGGATTGTGATTTTTTTTCTTCAACCCAAGTTCTTTTACATATTCATCTGCATTCATAGGAGGACCAAGAGAACGCAGCAGCTCGACTACGGCATCAAAATTATTCTGATATATCGCTGCATCTACATCTATTCACGTTGTCTGCGAGAATGTATTGCTGAATGACAACTCAAAGTCTCGTCCAGTACGAAGTTTATTTCTATTGGAGATGAGCATATCCGGATGAGTAGCTACACGAAGACCAAATTCTTCTGGTGTAGCATCCAAATCATTCATATAATCGATCTGCTGCAGAAGATTTTCAGTTGCAATAGATATGTGTCTGAAATTATCGTATAAACTGGATGGAACAAATAATCGGCATAAATCAAGATAGCCAGGCCTGTATCCAAACCATCTGCCCATCTGCATTAGGGTATCGTAATTTTTTGAAGGACGTGAGAAATAACTCACCGTTAATCCTTCTAAAGTAAGTCCCCGTGACAATTTGTCACCGCCTAGAGCAATTACATTATATGGCAGATTTTTGTCTATGTGTTCTTTGTAGGTTAGAAAATCTTCACTATCTCCGTTTATCTTCTTCAGTCTAATTTTGTCGGGACCATCACGAGATAGTGACCTGAGCTCTTTTTCGATATTTTCCCATGTTTCAACCGGCAGTTTCCCAACACGATTTCGATATAATTCATGCATCTTTTTCGAAGTTGGCAGATAGTCATCCGTCCAAAGGGTTTTCAAATTTTGGAGAGTATCTTCATCATTGAAAATGATCTGAATTTGGAGTGCTTCAAGATAATTGTTGATATCATTTTCCCAAAGAGAATGCTCTGATTTTAAGCGGTCAGTATGAATCAGCATAGAATTCGGGTGATTTCTTTGCCCCCTGCAGTTTCGTGCTGCTGTTGACAGAAAAAACATTTGAATGGCTGATTCCAGCATCGGCCCAATAGATTCTTTATTATTTAAACCAGATTCCAGATTTTGTTCTGTTTGTGTACTGTTATCTGAAACAATTTCCCGATAAAGGGGCATATCTTCATTCTCATCATTCTTCAATCCGAAGAATTCTTTTGCCCCGAAATATTGTGTACATTTCTCCCAATAATTATTGAGGGCCTCCAATACAGTCTTATTTTTCTTTGTAACAATTATGAGTGGAGGGTTCAGAGAGATTGTCAACTTTTTATTATTAAAATCTCCATTTTCGTCTCGAGATGTGAATGCTTGAACTGGAAAATCAGATAATGGCTGATTTCTGCTGATAATTGGGTTTGCAAGGACATTCATTACTGTGTCTGTTGATACATCGATACTGTTTTCTACAACGACAGGGTCCCAGTTTTTCTTTTCAATCAGGTATTTTGAATAGCGTGACCAGTAATTCAATTTGTTATTTTGAACTTTGTAATCAGACCACCAATGAGAATTACGGACATTCTTACCATAAATTCCAACTGTATTTCCATATTCAATCGAACAATTTATCTCACCTTCCAAATATTGGGATAAATGATCAGTATCATGAATAAGCGGTTTGTATTTAGCAACAATCTCTTCAATAGCTTTTGACTGTTTTAAATCTCGGGTGCTTATTTCTTTTTTACATTCTTCATACGCTGAAATGTACAGCAGCCTCTGCGAGTAATCAAGTTCAGAAATGTCAATCATTTTTTATCACTTTCAAAAAGTTGTATTATCTCATCTTTGAGATATGCGAAATACGGCATTTCTAAAACGGTCTGTTTAATTTCCTCCGGATCGCATCCACCTTTTCTAAACCCTTCAATCAATTCTTTGACACGAAGGATATCAGTATCTTTGTCAAATTCATCAATTATTTTATTTTGCTCATTATCCTGTGAATATTGAACCAAACCAGTCAGCAGAACCGGTGAAAAATTCTCTATAAGTGAGATATAAGAACTAAAAATCTCTTTTTGTTCAGAAATTAAGGATTGATGCAGTGAAATATACAAAGTATGCTTCTTATTTAAATGATAAGAATATTCACCATTAACAGATTTTCTTTGTTCCCATACAGCACCTAGTGAAGGGCGTGCTGAGCCTTTTGCGTAGGAACCTCGTGAATTATAGACTTTGGTTGATTTTTCCGTGCAGTCGGCAACAATCCGTTTAAGCATTTCCAGAATATAGATCGGGACAGTGGTTTTAGATTTGTCAACAGTTATTTTCCACTCTTCATCATGACTTGGGAGAATATCCACTTGTATTCTCGCTAAATTAAACGTCATCTCCTTTTTTATAATATCAAACCAGGTTCCGTATTTAATCAAACGTCTGTTTCTGTAGAGATATATTCCCTGATTGCGCATCCAGCCTTGCTTTCCTCCAGCCGCATTATATTCATCTTCTGAGGAAAATTTAGATCTATGCGGCAGAACATATGGTTGAATAGTTATCTCACCATTTTCACTGTTAACTATTTCTTCATCGAGTTCCTGTGTGGCACGATTAGCTAGAATAAATGGATTCCAGTGAACAACCGGTTCAGTATTTATTATTATTTCTAACTCGTCCTCCTCAATAAATCTATGAAAAACCAAGGACAAATGAGATTGAATTGATGATAATTTGCGGTAAAAATTTTGTTTAGATTTATCAATATTTTTGGCATCTATCAATGAGTCCAACTTTTCAATCAGGATAATAGTACCGCTTGGTAATTGGGAAAGTTCATTGCGGTATTTGCGAATAATATCAGTTTCATCATTTACGCAGATATTCCAGTTCATTCCTTCACAGCGGCATATATTATCCAAATCCCAGCATGCGTCGGTTATATTGCTGCCATCATTAGTTATGACAGTAAGCCTTCGTCCCAAATATGTACCGGCTGTCTTTAAGCCCAATCCAAAGCGTCCC
The sequence above is a segment of the uncultured Methanocorpusculum sp. genome. Coding sequences within it:
- a CDS encoding ribosome biogenesis/translation initiation ATPase RLI: MRLAIVHKDRCHAKKCGKECIAYCPRVRTGDETIKIGESGRAEISEELCVGCGICIKKCPFEALDIIQLPEELDTPVTRYGPNAFVLYGLPQPVAGKVTGMLGPNGIGKSTAVKILSGQLRPNLGIFDHEVEWAEILKHYAGTELLDYLKQVAAKTIKASIKPQYIDFIPKAFKGTVRTLLEQNDERKKLAYYTKELALDTILDKDLTYLSGGELQRVALTVALSKDANFYFLDEVTPFLDIYQRMTAARLIRELASEHPVILVEHDIAILDMVAETVHIGYGKPSAFGIISRPKGVRIGVNQYLEGFVAEENVRIRDYPVLFETRSHESDVDRETLMMIPKMTKSFPGFNLTVEGGEVRRGEVLGIVGANGIGKSTFAKLLAGVETPDGGKKFDTVRVSYKPQYVTADSSDSVEFTLRSATRRFDTSYYQHEILEPLGLIPILQSEVKNLSGGELQRVAIALCLSREADLYILDEPSAHLDVEQRLVTTKVIKRAAEDKGAGIMVIDHDMYTIDMISERLLVFDGVPGKEGTARGPFEMKDGMNMFLSNLGITFRRDKTGRPRINNPGSYLDREQKAAGEYYYYNAAESALAAEGSTEE
- a CDS encoding PD-(D/E)XK motif protein, which produces MKTLSNVTIIYRSILADITAASGKFSRLVWNQTNCIPTLYVIDAAQKTREFCIRWNTMTMCSLAKLPRWDGIEIMIAEINEYASACGTYLIFQQLPDYDADIFETVIADLEENIRDISNEQKLSTVVQNVLLKWKEFFSISSDLKFSLEKQQGLYGELVFLKEYIELSGCSAVYLWSGPNAEIHDFYIAGNAVEVKTSSKRTNTVIISSESQLDQSNVAGDLYLVFYSLRHSKVDGESLREIVSSIQQLLNNDLNVEKEFTQKLFKTGYLVEKGDLYLEKFTLLNTQRYLVSSQFPKIIRSDLKNGISSVSYSLDLAVCENYLIDSAYFEENVLKNGDINGY
- a CDS encoding Z1 domain-containing protein, whose translation is MIDISELDYSQRLLYISAYEECKKEISTRDLKQSKAIEEIVAKYKPLIHDTDHLSQYLEGEINCSIEYGNTVGIYGKNVRNSHWWSDYKVQNNKLNYWSRYSKYLIEKKNWDPVVVENSIDVSTDTVMNVLANPIISRNQPLSDFPVQAFTSRDENGDFNNKKLTISLNPPLIIVTKKNKTVLEALNNYWEKCTQYFGAKEFFGLKNDENEDMPLYREIVSDNSTQTEQNLESGLNNKESIGPMLESAIQMFFLSTAARNCRGQRNHPNSMLIHTDRLKSEHSLWENDINNYLEALQIQIIFNDEDTLQNLKTLWTDDYLPTSKKMHELYRNRVGKLPVETWENIEKELRSLSRDGPDKIRLKKINGDSEDFLTYKEHIDKNLPYNVIALGGDKLSRGLTLEGLTVSYFSRPSKNYDTLMQMGRWFGYRPGYLDLCRLFVPSSLYDNFRHISIATENLLQQIDYMNDLDATPEEFGLRVATHPDMLISNRNKLRTGRDFELSFSNTFSQTT
- a CDS encoding very short patch repair endonuclease, with amino-acid sequence MDTVSPAKRSWNMSRIRSKKTKPEQIVASYLRENHIGYRRYSKDLPGKPDFVLSKYQAVIFVNGCFWHRHEGSKRATTPKTNTEYWFAKFQKNVERDKAAYQMLKENGWRVFVVWECELGKDAQYKLKELIREIVMDDMFDC
- a CDS encoding DNA cytosine methyltransferase; translation: MSYSAVDLFAGAGGLSLGFLQTGRYTVEAFVENNRFARETYVKNHPNTDVYENVIGLDYSRLLKKSTKIDVVIGGPPCQGFSNANRQRNQLINLNNQLVKEYVRVVCELKPKAFVMENVKMLKSDVHVFYYTEDDAESGIIDKYSIKLNDISLDLLADKFFSDDLADACSDLELLRSIRLSDKSFTILNNLHRYVKNQDKFKKTYLKYSKELKAICEELKSYTEPSVPEIIRRNYSQLSKEIRKYGETFDSEKLVSELTYAIPIQQMVKNIAELTDKKIQYELVFGKGIKEMVKSYSVSDYIKKILSSLEYNYKIAEGVLNAAEFGAPQKRQRFILIGVKDAGEIDVTLPAGTFNKSNFRTVKDAIGDLEDIPVHYDVSESPVSVEIPKLKAGSLQAELRDNYVISNHVATNTREVALKRFSVLKQSQNFHNLNTELKENTYTDTERTQNTIYQRLNYNEPSGTVLNVRKSMWIHPTIDRAISIREAARLQTFPDSYIFYGKKDAQYKQIGNAVPPILGKAIAEKITDMLDNLE
- a CDS encoding ATP-binding protein, whose translation is MPEIVEAPPDPTLFAAMRNMGYTPETAIADLVDNSISAEATQIHIEFKWLDENSIITVCDNGKGMDKSTLIEAMKLAAFYFSTTRTDSDLGRFGLGLKTAGTYLGRRLTVITNDGSNITDACWDLDNICRCEGMNWNICVNDETDIIRKYRNELSQLPSGTIILIEKLDSLIDAKNIDKSKQNFYRKLSSIQSHLSLVFHRFIEEDELEIIINTEPVVHWNPFILANRATQELDEEIVNSENGEITIQPYVLPHRSKFSSEDEYNAAGGKQGWMRNQGIYLYRNRRLIKYGTWFDIIKKEMTFNLARIQVDILPSHDEEWKITVDKSKTTVPIYILEMLKRIVADCTEKSTKVYNSRGSYAKGSARPSLGAVWEQRKSVNGEYSYHLNKKHTLYISLHQSLISEQKEIFSSYISLIENFSPVLLTGLVQYSQDNEQNKIIDEFDKDTDILRVKELIEGFRKGGCDPEEIKQTVLEMPYFAYLKDEIIQLFESDKK